The Camelina sativa cultivar DH55 chromosome 18, Cs, whole genome shotgun sequence DNA window TCCCTTCATAGTTGGGGCTAGCAATCTCGTAGAGTTCTCTCACAGTCTTTGCACCATTAAGATAGTCATGCTCAGCTCCAGGGAGCTCGGTATCTGAATCCGGGAAAACCCATCCTCTATGATCATCAGTTTCCTTGGTTCTTCCCCAAATGGAATGAACCGActaatcaaatacaaatataaaaatacacaaagCTTCAACAGTCTAATACCAAATGGAAACAGCGAGATAGAGGAATATGAATTGTACTAACCGAGAAGGTGATTGCATCATCAAGGCCTTTGATCATCAAGTAAGAAAGACATCTACAAGCCCATGGACAAGCATAAGATATGTAAAGATGATATCTTCCGGATTCAGCTGGGAACTGAGAATGAAGGTCTTGTGAAACAAAGTTGTGGAATATTGATGCTGTCCTCACAAAAGCTCCAGATTCTGATGTCTCATCAACCCCTGACCttgccattttttgtttttgctaataATGAAACAATGGatacaaaaatcaatttaatctTGTATAATCTTCACATGGTCAACCTCAATTTCCCTTAAAGAaaggatcacaaaacaaatccaaaacctCAGATTCTTATACTATGCGTTCTTACCAATCTTCACATGAAAGGGTCACGAAACGAATTAAAACATCATAAAGTTGAGAAATTTCGAGTAGGGTTTTACTTAATCATTCTTATTAGAGTCAGTAAATCATTAAACCTATAAGACAAATAAAGATTCATAGCCTTCAATTATGCTTTCTGCAATTGAGAACACTAACGGATCGTTCGACAAAgatcaaacccaaaaatcaGGAAAAGGTCTAACACGATGGTGATTCGTAAAGATAGGAGAATAGGACAAAACCTGATCACAACGAATGATATGTACTTTGGAGTCGAAATGTCGCTGTTGTTggaaatatgtgttttttttttttttttttttNNNNNNNNNNNNNNNNNNNNNNNNNNNNNNNNNNNNNNNNNNNNNNNNNNNNNNNNNNNNNNNNNNNNNNNNNNNNNNNNNNNNNNNNNNNNNNNNNNNNNNNNNNNNNNNNNNNNNNNNNNNNNNNNNNNNNNNNNNNNNNNNNNNNNNNNNNNNNNNNNNNNNNNNNNNNNNNNNNNNNNNNNNNNNNNNNNNNNNNNNNNNNNNNNNNNNNNNNNNNNNNNNNNNNNNNNNNNNNNNNNNNNNNNNNNNNNNNNNNNNNNNNNNNNNNNNNNNNNNNNNNNNNNNNNNNNNNNNNNNNNNNNNNNNNNNNNNNNNNNNNNNNNNNNNNNNNNNNNNNNNNNNNNNNNNNNNNNNNNNNNNNNNNNNNNNNNNNNNNNNNNNNNNNNNNNNNNNNNNNNNNNNNNNNNNNNNNNNNNNNNNNNNNNNNNNNNNNNNNNNNNNNNNNNNNNNNNNNNNNNNNNNNNNNNNNNNNNNNNNNNNNNNNNNNNNNNNNNNNNNNNNNNNNNNNCGACGGATGTCTTCTTATAGTGGAGGAGAATTAGAGAATCAGAAAAAAGGGACTTTGCCTTGCCTTTGTCGTCACTGCGTTGTCACACGCGACAAGCCTCACGCCTAACGAGTTGACTTACCACCATCGAGTGTGATTACTTTTTGGACCGGTTTAAACCAGGTTATGGTTATTGTAGGAATGGTACATTTTCTTACCGCATTATTGAgaaaaaacatcatttttgTTCTCATTACTGACATAAAATCTCGTACAAGAGACACAGGCAAATGCAGggggagagtgtttgtggccaACTATGTTTGCTATGGGAATTTGGTGGGCATGAAAATGGTGATGTGGATATGTGCTTAGAGACGAGAGGGGAACCTGGTGTGGGGGGTTTGTGCTAAATATTGGCATATGCTCGGCCACTTTAGCAGAACTATGGGGTGTCTATTACGGGTTGCTGATTGCATGGAGGAAGAGGATTATCCGGCTTGAATTGGAGGTGGATTCAGAGTTGGTGGTGGGTTTTTTGAAGACAGGGGTTGATGATGCTCATCCTTTGTCCTTCCTGGTACGCTTGTGCCATGGCTTCTTAACAAAggactggatagtccgtatTTCACATGTGTATAGAGAGGCAAACCGTCTTGTGGATGGCTTATCTCAATATGATTTTACTTTACATGTAGGGTTTCAATTCTTGCTGTCGTGTCCGCCTAATTTAGAGGCTGTTGTAAACGATGATGGTCAAGGAACTATGGTTCCGAGGCTTGTTCGTGTCTGAGtgtcttttatttaataaattacagGGGGTAAATCCCCTGtccattaccaaaaaaaaaactgtttgaaAAGGCAATATTTTATGGGCTTTGAGGTAGAtcgagaaaattaaaatatccgactcttagaagaaaataaaaaattacaatgaaaataaaataatatactatgtaatattATANAGCGATTAAAGCCCTGAAGAATACTTCTCTAATccctaattttcttcttcttggagaGTTTGGTAATAATCTTGAAACCTCTCTAACAATGGCGCGAACAAGAGCAAATTCGTTTCTGCAACATGAGTAGAAAACAGATTATTAGAAGACCAAATACTAAGTCATACTACGAAACTAGAATTGGTTCAATGTTCTTAACACATGTGTGCTTCCAAGCTCATGTCTATTCGTCCTGTCATAATAGGGGACTTCAAGGATTCTTCCCAACTTTGAACCATCATTGGTTCCATTGCAAATCTCTCTTTTGTATCCCTAAAATGTATTCCAAACTCTCCCTGGAGTTTTCTAACTTCGTTTGGTTTCACGTTGTAGAACACGTGAATGACCACAAGTTTTCCTTCCTTTGCAAGCTTGTTCATTTTTGCAAGCTCATTCAAGCACCAATTTGACTCCGAGTACCTCTTTGAGAAGATGGCCAGCGCGATATTCGACTTCTCTATACTACTTGTCAAtacttgttgttgctgttgtttttCTCTAGGGTTGTAGGTGTCTGTGAAGACATTGATCCCTGAGTCTCTCAAAGCCCATACGAGATGCATGACAAAGTTGTCGCCAAGCTCGTCTTTACAAAAACTAACGAACACTTGTGAACGACCTAGTAGTCGGTCCAGCTCTGACATTAGAGGCTCAAAAGACGAGATGATGTTGTTTTGGGTCTGGTGGTCTTTGGATTGACCTGAAATACAGCAGATATATAGCAGTTGAGTAAACCTGAAGTACAACAGAGGTGGAAACAGAGCAGACATGTTTGGTggttgtgtagtgcaacagagctgGAAACAGGGTAAACCTCGTGAAGAGGTTGTGTATTGCAACAGAGCGGAAAAGCTTCAAGTTGCAGCAAACAGTGGAGCGGCTGTGTCAGAAAAGCATGCTTGTGTTAACTGTGTCAGAAACAAAAGCATgggtcaagttgacaaaaagagaacaagcttttacccaaaagtcaagaggaagaagcttgtggaacctagggtttgtggagaactctaagaggtataaaaggaagaggtgGTAGCAAGAAGAAGCTTATGCACCTTATACCTAAAATTGAGAGAAGCACAcatgttgtgtgtggtgttgtCCCACCAGTAAGATAGAGAATCTGCTGGTGGTTTTTGTAGAGGTTCACACTCGTCGGAAACGACAAAGAGTGGTAGTTCTTTTAGTTCATGTAGATTAGAGTGGTAGGCACAAGTGTGTGCTAGATACCATTGGCAAATGTGACTTTTGCGTTCTAATTCTAGTGAATgattctggacttggtcccggggatgtaggttatccgaaccccgttaacaaatctcttgtgtcgtctcttcACTATCCTTTCATCTCTCTGTTAAGCATCACACATACAGATCTGTCATACAAGTCTGTAGATCTAGCACACATCTCATTATTATCTCTAACAGGTTAGATCTTGGATGTGTTGCTagataagagagaaaagaagatctTTATCGTTTGAGAAGAAAATCCAGAgtctcttttaagtttttgtggAATCGAAGTAATagagagagatggaggaagaTGACGACGGCGGATCTGTTTTCAAACTCGCcggattttgtttttacagttCATCGGGATTTTTAGTGTCATCTTCAAGATGTCTTGATTCTCATGTCGTGAGAAATTATAGTCGAAGAAAGGAGAAAGGTTTTCTTACATGggtattttgtgttattggtcgGCCTTCATCTAAATTCGTAAATCAGGCCCAATAAAAGCCCACAAGGAGTTGTTTTAAGGTGTTGGGCCCGTGAGGGTTCTTGTCACGTGTGAAtcggtttttaaaaaatcaacaagtCAACGAGAATCTTCTACTCCTGTTTGGTCTTCACCTTGAAATTAATAGAGGATCTTGTTGATGCTCAGGGAATCTCCTTTGTCTCTACTTTGTCACAAGAAGCCTGAATCAACAGGTATTTTCTCCTAAAGCTTATGGATTTGGTTTGGAAGATTAGCCTTCAAGTTTTGCGATTACCTTCATCACTACTTTTGAAGTTTATGTTCCGACGCCGGAAAAGCTGTGAGCCGTTGTGAATTGTTCCTTgaacatttcataaaattcactGGAGATTATGGTAACAGTATGAAGTATATATCGTGGATTTGAGGTGGAACTAcatcatttttgaaattataaaaagagtTTGAGGCTAAGAAGATGTCACCAGATGCTCATAGTTGTTAATCCAAATATGGGGTGAGTCCTTGTTCTGTGTCTCTAACAGTAAAGAGAGTAACGAAGTGTTGTGGTTTACATCTGATTTTGAGTATGAGAAGAAGACGCTCATCTCTCCGCCGCTGAGGACTCAATGGTTGTTTGATTGGTTCTTTGCAATCACAAGTGTTACTTGTGTTGGGACTTTAGAGAAAGAGTTAATAACACCCCTGGTTATTTTCTccagtttgaaaaaaaaaaggaagtgatTCTTGGCAAAGAATTATGATCTCTGAATTCGGGTTCTATGGAAGTGAAGAAGAGCTTGTGTGAGGAATGGAGTTTGATCCTCACTAATATTGAAGGTTGTCGCTGATGCGTCttaagaaagatgaagaattgATCTTGTGTGGTCTTGTGTTATCTTGGGTTTTTGGTAATTGTGCAAAGGCCTAGTGTGCTATTATATCTAAGCCCATTACAGAAAATGGTAAAGATAGGTCAAAGCTGCAGGTGACTGTGGAGTTCGACGTCAACCACATGTTTGGGTTCAGTTTGAGCCTTTATGTATGCTTGAGGAAGCACGTGGAGTATTGCGATCTGATGGAGATAGAAATAGTATGGTGAACAAGTGGTCAGGGAGGGGCTGAATTGCATTAGTTGTGTTGCAGAGGTTTGTCTCAACCTATCAAAGATGCTTCTAGCTAAAGAAGAAGACCTGAGGTCATATTGATTAGTTGAGATCACAAGAAAGGGAAGTATCATCAAAGGATAATCATTTGGATTATGGGCCCTAAAAATTTTGCTAGCTTTTGAGAAGAGATCAAATGAAACATTTTTCAGATACTGAAATCCGCAGTCCtgttataatttcatacatcaaGGAAATTGTTGTGTCGCTGGTAtgtgttcttcttctacaaTTTCCTTTGACTACAGATCTTGGCTTCTAGTGCTGGCAGGTGTTTTGAAAAACTGGAAATGAGATCTTCTCAAAGACATAAAGATCCCTTTCTGGTTCTGTGTGATATTATTGGAATCTGCTTTTGAAGTTGGTTGTTTGCAGAGTTATCTTTATGGATATGTTTTGGGGATTTGGTCATAACTTCCAAACCGTAAACCCAAATTATGATCTGATTTCACCTATAGCTCCCTATCTCTGATGTTGGTCTTGTTACTAAGTTGCAGAATTTTCTGGGTTGAATTGCTGCTTCGTCGATGTCGTGTATCAAGAATGGTTAAAAAGTTTTTATGAAAGATATATCAAGATCTTTGAAGTCTACAAAGAGACAAGGTCTGTGTTGTGTTGATTATGTGTTCCTATGGAAAAGTTCTTGGTGGAAACACATAATCAACATGGGGGAgtaaaacaaactcataatgataaaagaagaagatatgaagaAGTTATGATTTTGATGGAGTTGCAGGTTCAGGAAGCTGTTTTGTGTCTGAATTTTCATCTTCGTTTGACATGGCTATAAACCTTGGATTTTAGCATTGAAAGATGTTTTGGAATCTTGAAAGCAGGATCTTTATAGTTATATAAAGGTATCCTTCTGATTCTGTGCCATTTGATGGGAAACTGTTCCCAAAGTTAGCTGTTCGCAGGGTTTTAGCATTTTTGATCTGCTTTGGAAATTTGGTCTTAACTTTCAATCAACAAACCCAAATTGTGATCCGCTTTTCCTGTGGGTTTATATTACTGTCCTTGATCATCCCACATCACTCTGGAATTTTCTGGGCTGTTTTGTCATTTCGTATATGCTCTGAATCAAGGCAGTCTCTGCATCAAGGCGAAAGAAGAAGCTCAGTTCAAGACCTCCTCGctggaaaaagaaacagaagttcTTATTGTTCCTTGGTTTGTTAATCACAATCAAAGTATTACGATCTATCAGTGAGTAACACTAAGTTGATTGTGAAGAAGTGTGGAAAGTCATCTGATCTGAAGGTGAACATCTTGCACCAAAGTGTGAAGTGTTCAAGACATACATTCACCTCTGTGTCACTACCTCAAAGCTATGTCAATGTAAGTTAAATCTTCTGCGTGATGGAATATGATTCCAAGGATTTAATCTCTGCAGGGAATTAGTGTCACGAGAGAAGTGTTACTATGGAGATGTGAAACCCATATTTTGCTGTTGAAAATTCTTATGGTTCTTGGAGGTTTTTGTGAGGAATGTCCTTAAAGCTCTTATCAGATGTTATTGGTGTTGTTCTCAGTTGTGTCTTCTATTGGTTGGGATTGTGTACAAGTAAGTTGTTGCAGAATATTCAAGAAGACCTCTGGGTgttagaagagaagagtaaGAGCGCTCGATTATTAAAGTTTAAGAGAAGGATTCACTTTCACTTGTAGTATAAGATGGTCGGGATCAATCTGAGGTAGAATACTCTGAGTTGTGTAACTCTGGTTCAGTTCTGCAAGGTTAGCAAAAGTGACATCTGCAAGGAGATGTTATTCGGGATCAATCTGAGGTAGAGTACTCAGAGTTGAGTAAAACCGATTATGTTGTAACCCAAGAAGCTGAAGTGTCTTGTCAGTGAAAGTTGGGACATCGCTtttgaaattcaagaaattgttGCTGCTCTAGTTTTTAAATCTGAGGATTGTTTATGAGGTTCTTCTTTTGTGCATTGAAGAAGGATGTTCCAAATACTGAAACAACACCTGCTTCAGAAGCTACAATTGTCTATCTTATTCACTGGTTCATTGTTGGGATCAAAAGATGTTGTTTAAAGGTTGTCTCAAGGTGGAGTCTCAAGGAAATCATAGTTGTGGTATGTATTGCAATTGTTTAATGGAAGCTGCATGTCGACCTCATGAAGTACAATATATGGATCTCTAGTCTTTCTTAGTAAGAAGGGTTTCTGAATTTAAAGGAGGGCATTCTGAAGGCTATATCTGCAAAAATGGAAACAACTTTAAATCAAGGCTACTTGAGCAAGTAAGTCTGCAAAAGCTGGGGCTATTCAGTCAGTGCTACGTTTAACAAATCATCAATTCTTCGAGAGATTATATGTCTAAGTTTCCGCTGCAACTACAAAGGtattattttgatgattgtgttatTGCTTCTGATCAATTTTTGCTTCCATTGTTCAAAGGGTGAACTTTGAAATGAAGCACATTGTTTGCTAGTGCTGATGAGTTTCTGACAAAGTTAAGATTCATGAGGTTCAAAGAGGATTTTAAGATGTTTGACATTTGTGCTCTCAAGGAAGTGTTCTCAACTCAGAactagtttgtgtttttgtctttAGAAATTAGCTGTTTTGTGCGTACGACAGGCTTTGATCCTGTTCCTATTGGCGACAGCGGTACATTTCTGAAGATGGGTTAACTAGTTCTGAGCTACTCTCATTTGTGTCATTGTAACCAAGTAATCATTGTCAATGGTTTGATGGCTGATATCGTGttctggttttatgattttggtaTGTGTGAAGTTTCTGCAGTGTTCAGGCAAGTCTGAGCAGACTCTTAACATCAAAGCAAGAGGAGGATCAATATTTGCTTAATGAGTTCCTTATTGGACTATGCTCTTGATATGTTACTTTTTACCTTNNNNNNNNNNNNNNNNNNNNNNNNNNNNNNNNNNNNNNNNNNNNNNNNNNNNNNNNNNNNNNNNNNNNNNNNNNNNNNNNNNNNNNNNNNNNNNNNNNNNNNNNNNNNNNNNNNNNNNNNNNNNNNNNNNNNNNNNNNNNNNNNNNNNNNNNNNNNNNNNNNNNNNNNNNNNNNNNNNNNNNNNNNNNNNNNNNNNNNNNNNNNNNNNNNNNNNNNNNNNNNNNNNNNNNNNNNNNNNNNNNNNNNNNNNNNNNNNNNNNNNNNNNNNNNNNNNNNNNNNNNNNNNNNNNNNNNNNNNNNNNNNNNNNNNNNNNNNNNNNNNNNNNNNNNNNNNNNNNNNNNNNNNNNNNNNNNNNNNNNNNNNNNNNNNNNNNNNNNNNNNNNNNNNNNNNNNNNNNNNNNNNNNNNNNNNNNNNNNNNNNNNNNNNNNNNNNNNNNNNNNNNNNNNNNNNNNNNNNNNNNNNN harbors:
- the LOC109130615 gene encoding vesicle-associated protein 1-4-like, which codes for MSALFPPLLYFRFTQLLYICCISGQSKDHQTQNNIISSFEPLMSELDRLLGRSQVFVSFCKDELGDNFVMHLVWALRDSGINVFTDTYNPREKQQQQQVLTSSIEKSNIALAIFSKRYSESNWCLNELAKMNKLAKEGKLVVIHVFYNVKPNEVRKLQGEFGIHFRDTKERFAMEPMMVQSWEESLKSPIMTGRIDMSLEAHM